A section of the Humulus lupulus chromosome 2, drHumLupu1.1, whole genome shotgun sequence genome encodes:
- the LOC133818629 gene encoding uncharacterized protein LOC133818629, with the protein MTMSPSQRPRGVLVFWASLMTALGNTENMQVRITQRFHENVCMRQSSMTNIAISNIRKDLLGQPLQLLSGVDILGNASSALGHMSKGMAALSMDKKFIQSRQRQENKGIEDLGDVIREGGGALAKGLFRGVTRILTKPLEGVKTSGVEGFVQGVGRGLIGAAAQPVSGVLDLLSKATEGANAMRMKIASAITSDEQLLRRRLPRVISGDNLLWPYDEYKARGQIILQLAKSGSFLG; encoded by the coding sequence ATGACTATGTCACCCAGTCAACGACCAAGGGGTGTACTTGTCTTTTGGGCATCATTGATGACTGCACTGGGAAACACTGAGAATATGCAAGTTAGAATAACTCAAAGGTTTCATGAGAATGTGTGCATGAGGCAGAGTTCAATGACAAATATTGCTATTTCAAACATACGGAAGGATCTCCTTGGCCAACCTCTTCAATTGCTTTCTGGTGTTGATATATTGGGTAATGCAAGCAGTGCACTTGGACATATGAGTAAGGGTATGGCTGCCTTATCAATGGATAAGAAGTTCATCCAAAGTCGGCAGAGACAGGAAAACAAGGGCATAGAGGATCTTGGTGATGTTATTAGAGAAGGAGGTGGTGCACTAGCAAAAGGCCTATTCAGGGGAGTCACTAGAATATTAACAAAGCCTCTTGAAGGTGTAAAAACTTCTGGTGTTGAGGGTTTTGTTCAAGGTGTTGGAAGAGGACTAATTGGTGCAGCGGCACAACCAGTTAGTGGGGTTCTGGATCTTTTGTCAAAAGCCACAGAAGGAGCCAATGCAATGAGAATGAAGATAGCATCagctataacttctgatgaacaACTTCTTCGCAGGAGACTTCCTCGCGTAATTAGTGGTGATAATTTACTCTGGCCTTATGACGAGTACAAAGCTCGAGGACAGATTATTCTACAGTTGGCAAAATCAGGTTCATTTTTAGGCTAG